The genomic DNA ATTTCTACGTGGAAAAGACAGCTCCTTGAAAATGCCGAAGGCATTTTCTCCGGCGACAAGAAAGCCAAGAGCCAGGAAGAGGTCACCGCTCCGCTGTTTGAAGAGATCGGGCGGCTCAAGATGGATATCAAGTGGCTTGAAAAAAAGTT from Paucidesulfovibrio longus DSM 6739 includes the following:
- a CDS encoding transposase is translated as MTKSNKRRKHSDKFKAKVALEAIRGVKTLAQLAAEYKVHPNQISTWKRQLLENAEGIFSGDKKAKSQEEVTAPLFEEIGRLKMDIKWLEKK